The region TGAGTCCGACCACATCTCCTCAGACATGAGTCCGACCACGTCTTGGACTGCTCCTCAGACCAAAGTTCGACCACGCCTTGGACTACTCCTCAaaccaaagtccgaccacgccttggactgctcctcggaccaaagtcggACCACGCCTTGGACTGCTCCTCAGACCAAAGTTGGACCACGCCTTGGACTGCTCCTCAGACCAAAGTCTGACCACAccccttggactgctcctcggactaATGTCCGACCGGACACACATCGGGCTTCTCGGACTAAAGTCCGACCGGAAACAGGTGCGGCAGCAGCTCCTCGGACTGGCACAGCCGCTCGGACGCATCTCTTCCAGCCACTCGGACATCAACCTTGAATGCATGGGCTGCTCGGAGTAGCACAACCGCTCGGATGTAACTCTTCTTGGTCGGAcgtagcaccttaggcaccaaatttctgggcctagatccttggacatAGGCGAGATGCTCCTCGGATGGGCCTACTTGGATGCCCACTTAAACCACTCAGGCGTGTATCTCCTCCTCGGATGCAGCACCTTAGGCACCAaatttctgggcctagatcctcggacataggcgagatgctcctcggatcaacatgcatccgatcggccatctcaaGGTGTATGCTCGACACCACATTTTTTAAACACTAAGCacctttaggcactcttaggCATTTGCTTGGGCACATGGGATAGCCATTTAAGTCCTTCCCTACAAAAAACCACCAAAGCACCTTCTTCGAATCTcccataattattttgagagattgatttctctcagtcaatcttggtgaaaacttgacttctcctctcAAAGACAACTTTCCACTATGTAGCATTTATTTTGcatgcattttttttattcacTCCTGGGAAGTTGATCGGTGATACATGCTTAACAATAGAGTTCCCTACTCGACCAGTGGTACATGCTTAGCCATAGAGTCCCCTACTCGAGCAGTGTTACATGCTtagctgaccagggaagttgtatctctcccgaccaggaaaacgttGCACCTAATAAGCTAGACTTTGTACcttgccagtagtttactctttatttttgtatagctgagttgttggcatttatactttacttttttttgttaacttaaaacattctaagtctcctctagacttaaaaagttataagttttttgtgaatagtaaagtcactctggtgtatgccttatattttcgcatgagtacttagttttctaacttagaaattctagacatttcataagtccatactaagtatactttctcatactcttattgctctaacattttatgagcatgcttattgtcacacaaatatctgctcctaacttgaaaatttttagaaataaattccaagttacttaagctttgtcaaacaagttagcttaatggcctttctggactttgaaaatttacaagtcagcctaaaaacagatatattaactcatgctcttatttcctgtgttaaattatataccagtataccccatgtgccccccaggtgaatgagggttgaaagatcctcagtcacttgctacttgacagaatctgttcgagcagttaattactcgtgaaacacatagaatatatggaaaatattttagtagttgaacactgcttgaacatatcaaccagttgaacactgcccgattttaccaaccagttgaacactgctcggataactaacacacatgcatatttgtagcaagaatcgaccacgctaagcgtagtctcttttattactcgtaaactAAAAAGGACAatacatgtctaataacgagtcttaaacaaccaaaattattcaaaaataaaatgactatttagcaaataaccagctcatacaccaaacttaaataacaagtctaaaaactcgaaatcaagctaccactctgaaagcggtatttaaaaataatatatccttcgatgctctatgtgcacgccactccagtgattcctgatcctagcactcctactcagcatacttctcctttgcttagTTGTTCTCcttagccaagtgtggacctccacatatagtgtctaaggtaaagtccacaggtccaagctgcaagggtggagatctttgtagcttgagaccagagttgctgctacctccttctccttgagGTGTTtctgcccggtacttcctcaacttgcccgaccgaagaagaaattctatctcgtccttgaggtggttgcattcattcgtgtcgtgaccataatcttcatggaagcgacaaaacttgttcatgtccctcttcctcatctctctcctgatgggtggaggcttcttgtagggaacctcttcatgactagcaagatatatctctcctcggctggttgagagagtggtgtagttagtgaattgagggtcatacttggttggcttttcacttgaactcaactttgctttcttttcctcatggtggtcagacccattatttccacgtttctttccaccatcagtaggagagtcagttgatcttcccggattgtttatgccattctcctctttctctattgcatcatccaatttcatatatttgtccgcccggtcaagaaattgttgaagtgttgaaattggatttctatgtatactgtcccatagaggactccgataaattatcccagcagatatggcaaccatcttcccctcgtctcctacaacagttgctctattggcttctctcatgaatctctgtatatagttctttagagactcatcttttccttgtttgatatctgccaagtcattGGCATAAattggtggagtccgggcagtgctaacaaaattccttcctgaatgcttcccaagaggtaatggagtttggcttaaacttccaataccactcctgggcaatgtcagacaatgtggtggggaagactctgcaccgatagtcGTCGCTTactccgagcagttccatctggtcctcgaacttcccaatatgtctgatgggatctgccttttctgtataaattggcagtaccggtgctttgtactttgctggtggctgggctgctctaattcgagcacaaaatgggctgccactccggtggtcgaTCGCATCTATCTTggaaggtcgtttcgacaaaccttgcactgctgCTGCTAgtatgtcaagctgggcttggatggctggtgcaactgatgaggttccaaggttttgactgcctggtcgggcattaccatctggcgcgccacCATCAAGTATTtatacttgactggcagggcggtccagattttgcccttcgaccgggacagtcctcctcttgttggtgataacatcccttagatccttctgagaagcatgctctcctacttgattgaacaccgtactcttcgatttcctagagggcttactacgcgggacttcctctctcctgctacgctgctggtcggggtgcagtggaggcttcttGGCGCGCTCTTGGCAGTTTTCTTCTCCTTGTGGGTTGtggtcctccttttcctttgactggttggtgggatgactatcagcctcatcacgaccatgcccatctttgaactgtgaagtcctcttatctcgaggagctctattttgctcctgcccaggtggagtcttcttactacccGATCGATGACTTCTAGATCTTGAAGTTTCTAATttgtggctcctggagggggtcctagagtgctccctttgtgttgaggcagtgtgcgatcagactccatcttcctcactaggtgggttattaccacccctccttgatctatcattgttcttacgaccagcttctgtggtccttgctcttGGGGTGGCTgcttgggcattggcttgggccaactaggtagctgcctctaaagcaagtgctgcttcacgatgtctccggttgacctcctcctgttgtggTCGGATCTcctcacttctggcctccatatcgcgtctttgatgctctaacacagctctctgcctggccatctcttcagcaaatgcctcctgcctggcgtggaattgtgccatttcctcctggaaggcccccatggcctcttggagctcttcaactcctggagtcacatcctcgagcatgactctaggatcattctcatggtcttgtgggctaggaccttctgatctagcaggctctttagaggagcttgtcttcttggaggctgcattggtgcTCTTAGGTGCCATTacacttcagggaccgtctgtatttctcttcaggctctcaatgaaagaaccaaaatgttgaccgcgtttttggccaacgacgtgagaacgtcaaaaatgacaaaccttcaagagaaataaaacgacacagacggtttttgaacagaaagtaaataacacagcaatttttatagtggttcagccccaatatgttggtaatagcctaatccacttagagttgtgatttatagatctgttctcaagatcagatgaactgagccaactgagtttcttcagtacagattacaagaatacaaggatttttctagatacaagcactttctctctctagaaaactcagacccaaaatttcgcAAAagtccaaaaagaagaagaagcccccactctaatcccataagccatatatttataggcttaggatcatacatctgatatcccctagaatcgggatattttattatatttattatatttaaattacaaaaatattcaaaatgcaacagaacccccaatttgtgggaagaatgagagattctcgcgtgtgccaagaccggttcttgttggagccgtttctgggaatcttgacttagtcctcctctatctagttgatccacaTCACCTCCACTCTAGTCGAACATACACATGCTGGTCGgtcatacacttgctggtaggacatgcaagtgctggtcggacacatgcatgctggacatatgcaagtggtaggacatgcacttctctcctctaacatggaactctcctctagcatgtcatgtctctcgtctaacatggcactctcctctagcatgccatgtctctcgtctaagatggcaatctcctctagcatgccatttttGGGCAGTAACGTCGTGACTGGTCGGATGCAACAACTTGACTAGTCATGACACcgctcaagcagtcaaaactctccATCAGTCTAccaggtcactttatcacaactctgaagagtaaatgtatttattgactattaatgtgtcttttactgaccatgcactgccacttgtcaccttggttgccacgtcatcgatctcaaatttttggggataacacaggGTTTTCATTGTAACCACTTTCATCTTTGTTAATTTCTATGACGAATTCAAAATTTTAGTTATTCACTTCTATTCTAAATTATCCTAATAACAActtaatccacaaatatcctaactaaccataaaataacaaactctgaTTCTCTAGACTAATTTTGAATTTACTAGGCCCAAATTCTTATTGGGCTTTAGGGCTTTATGTAGACTCGATCCATAACAATTTataataataccataattaatttattcttacacAATCACCCATTTTCCCACAAACAAGCCTACTAATATCGTAaaactatactatactataataattataaccactaaatttttaaaacataataaataaaaatagagttaccaaacaccgttttatgtttaattgtcaaattttgtattaattaaataattttttttttacgtaTAAACACACAACACCTAAGCTTCTTTCATATACATCACATTCCTTCAAAATTAGAAAAACAAGCTTGGTAATTTAATCCCATCAACATTTATAGGATACAATGAAGCCACAAAATTTGAGAAAATCTCAATTCCCATATTTGTGTTTAACAAATACAAAAGGCCATCtgtttttggaaatttttttaagCTGCCCATATATTAACTATATAAAACTATGTTTTCAGTAGTTTATGTAATTAGGTCGTGACATTGGCTTATGTTTTGGAAAGGCCCACTGCAAATGAAAAGGCCTAAAACCATTTTGGGGCTCTGTGTATCATCAATGGAATCATCCCCCATTCTGCACATGGAGATCGAAGGTGGGTACTTTCTTCAATGAGGGAAATAAATTGATCAACCACCTTCCCAGTAAGGGTTTTAGGCAGGTTGATGGAGTGGACAAGTAAGGGTTATGCATATCATTTTCATTGTCAACAGGGAATATTAACCAGTAACCGGAATAGTCTATTGACCATTGATAGGAAGATTCAGAAGCTCCTCCCCACTGTACAACACCACCGTCATCGAAGAACATCAACTACGACGAGTCATAACTGCCCCTGACTGTAAGGTATTTCTTACTGATCAATTGATTTTCAAAGGGATGTATGCTGTTTCATGTCAACGTGAAGATTAGGGAATAATCCATGAAATAGTCATTTAAATCTTGTTCCATTTGATGTGTAATATAATGCATTAATAAAGCTCTTACCACATGGCATAATAATTGTTATCATAGTAAAAAGTATTATGGATCTTTGCAACTCACTCTTTCGAAGAATCCCAGGTTGTACATATATGTTTTCCcacttttattaaaattatttaaaacctgATATAAATCAATTTTTCTAACTTTCTAATTTAATTATATCCTCCATTGTGTTATTTAAGGAATAAACATCTGCTACTCGATAGGGAATTAATAAGACATGAACCTCTCTACAAGCTTAACCAAATACCTCCACGGGCCCTCGGACACCATGCCTTCGTTGGGGGATCCATTTAAAGTCACACTCGATCGGAATACTCCATCGTCAACCCACTGAATATAAACGAACTTATAAGTATACCACAGGGTCAACATGGTCTAaggaagcaaaaaaaaaaaagaacactaCGTCATATTAAATCTGTCAAGCTACATGAGCAGGACCACATCTCCTATGAGGTAAACTTCTATGTGCTTATTTTTACACAAAAGTCACAATAGAAAAAGTATCATCTTGGTAATGCATTGAAGTACCATGTTAATTCTAATTAACTAATTTGTACATAATTGAATGGAAAATACAAACGTGTGTACATTCTGAATGCTCACTTGACGCTTGATGACTTCATTAGGATAAAACAATTCAGATAAAAGGAGCTTGAAACTCTGTACTCCTACTGAACTGGTATATGGAACTACTAATTGCAGTCAGAGAATGGGTTTGGGTTAGAGGACTGCAACCACTAGTAGATGGCCTCAATCGAGCTGATATGGACATCCCATTAATGCAAGCTCTTGCTAAAAAGTGGTGGGATACTACCCATACATTCATATTCGAACAATTAGGAGTGATGACAATGACTCCTAAAGACTTTAGTGCCATTATTGGAATACCTGTGTATGGGAGACCAATAAAGATAGACAAGCACATTCACAGGAAGAAGGATACCATACGAAGGTTATTGGGACGACCTTTAGCCTTTGTTAACCAAAGAAGAGTTGATATCAATTGGTTGTACCAATCATACAAGAATATGAGTACGACAACTGAGGAAGATATTGACATATTATCCAGGGTTTTCATTTTGGCTCTTTTAGGCGGTACCCTTTTCGCCAGTGCCAATGATATGGTTCACCTGTTCTATTTACCATCTTTAGACTGTATTGCAGATATAAATAATTTCAATTGGGGAGGGGCTGGCCTTGCGTTCTGTTATCAAAAAATGGACGACTTATGCAGACAAGACACAACCAAGATTGGTGGCCTATGGAAAGCTTAGGAGGTAAACTCAACCAAATAACATGCTTAGTACACAATATATTTTATGATGTTATCAATAAACTTAATTTCTCATATGCCAAATAAATTTACAGGTTTGGGGTTGAGAATACCTTCCATGTATGCGCATCACACCTCAATGCATCTCATCTAAAGTATTTCCTCGTAGTTTGTTATGGAGTAATTGCCTCCCACCAACCATGGAAGCTAAAGTGTTGTTGAAATACTACAGGCTGAAACTGACCCAACTAACTTCTGAACAGGTACCAATCCAACTATATTCGCCAATAATGATTTACTACATTCTTGGAACATCCTCATGTACACTATTGTACATAATTAAGCAGAGCTTACAATATTGTTCTCCTCATTTTCATAAAGGTTGAGTGGTATCCATGGGGAGCAAATACATTTCATCCATACTATGTCGCACAAAGCGAAGAGCCAAATACACGGCGGATACTACTTTTTGGGCCAGGCGGAGGTGAGTGGTATTTGGGCGAAAGAGTCACGATGCAGACTTCTGCCACGGTACAAACTCCAATCCCAAAAAAACCTCCAAAGTCAATGCTAGTTAAATAGAAACTAATAATCATTATGAAACCATGGTGCCTTACTGGGAGGCCAGCTTATCATTTCTGGGAAGAAACCACGACCATGGATTACAATGAATACATATCTAAGGTTTTGTGTCGTAAGGCAAGGGAGAAGGTATGGTATTCCACTTTCTTAAAGGAACAACATGAAGATTATTCAATTCAAAATTACTTGATGATAAAGGAGAATCAAGAGGATGGGAGGAGAAAATGAAGGTTTAATACTCCACCAAAATAGATAAACTATGCTAATGAAGTGATGTTTTCATtcttatttcaggaaattaacaAGAAATCAGATGACATTAATCACATGACATTACTTCACAAAACCAATTCATCATCAAATTCAGAGGTACGTTGCAAATTTTCAATCTCTTCACAATTACTCCTATATCCATTACACCTAAAAAATATATTCCACTCCCATTGTAGACAATACAAAGCAAGATCAACCAAGTTCTCACCAAAGTAGACGATGTTCAACACAATCTAATAAACCAAATTACAACATTAAGGGAGGCAGTGCAGAGTTACACAAGTGTCTTACAGACCGAGCACCGACAAAAGGTAACATATCCATAAACCTAATAAGTGTTAAAAGCTTCAAATGCAACAACATCCAAGAATGTTTCTTTTCTGGTTTACTAATGAAAAGTTATGAAAATAATGgcagaaaaaattaaaaattgtcgGCTTAGGAGAGGAGATCCAGGCAACTAATTGTCATTCTTCAAAATACCAAGATTGGGATCAATAATCAAAGTTCTTGGCCCGGGACACCGACCTTGCCCCACCTGAACAATGTCTGCATCATTTTCAATGGCATAACATGATATTTTCTTATAAATCTTGAAGGACAACTTATCATTCATTAGTGGAATaaccattttttaattttattagtgTTGAGCTTTATATCATAAATTTAAGTTACAATATATTCCATTTATTACGCTACCACTTTCATGatggttaattatttaaattccaaACATAAATTATTTAACTGTTGTTGAAACATGTCGTCCCCTAAATTATTtcaaacatatttttaaaatTCTTATATTTCAAGCTTTCTAAGATGGTCCTCatctttgttaaaaaaaattctacaCAACTCAATATTTCCATTCCATATGACCAAATCTGAATTTGGATCCTAATTACTTTACACACAATTAATTTCCAAATTTAATTTCCATTACATTAGTATATGGTATGCTTatcttataaaaaattataactgAACTAAACTTGATAAACATAGACGTTCTCCAAACACATGCTATCAAAATCTGCAACCCAAAAAATCAAACACAATTATATTGAAGACACCTTAATATGCCCAACTTCATCACATAGTTCAACTAATGTAAATTCATGACCTTATAACCTTTCATATCTACCACAAAATTGTCCAATAACTTATAACTTCACAATTGCTTTTtactaaagaaaataaaaaaccattcctCCACCCACATAGGTTCCATCTACTCAACCTTCCTTTCTATCCTGCATCTTAACAGCTTTCTGAAACATATTATCTCTTACTTTGTTCACCCCAGATGTGAGGATTCTTGCACCAATAAGTAGCCTATCAATCTCCCTAGGTACCTGCACAAGTTCcacaaataaaaatagaaatcaaaatATGATACACATGTAACATTCAAAAGCAATTTAGACCATGTACTACAATATAACTAACATTGGTTGGTCCTGCCCAAGTACATCTCCAGTCCAAGTCGGCAACGACATCGTCTCCTCTTCCACCTAAAATTCCATCCACATACTCTTGCAGTAGCATCTTCATTACGTACACACCGCAGTCATAATCTATGCACTTCTTACGATGGGACAAAGGTTCTGCTACATCAAAGTCGGCGAAAGCCCAATCACTTGTGTGTACACTCTTCACTGATTCACAGAATGCATTATCCATCGACCGCAACTAATGACCCAAACAACCAACACATTACAAGACACATTTTGCAAAAAAAtcatttatattataattaaatcatcaaacaaaaattacaacGAAACAAAAATGATAGCACCAACCATTGTGTTAATTATATAGAACCCGAGGTGAAAAGAAGGAATTTCAAAATTGTCATAAACATCCACTTTCTTCAACGCCAAGTTAAATACTGCTAGGAACCAGTGTCTTTTTGCAAGGATTGGGGCATAAACCTATAACCATATAGCAAAAAAAATATGGACTTACATAATCTGAGAAATCATTTTCATTTAAAGGTCTCCAACATTACCTTCTCACAGTCAGCAAGTTCTCCACACCAAGCACGCCATTTTCCACCATCAATAATACTAGAGCAGGATAAAGGATCAGGTCGCTGCTACCACGTTTAAAGTACAAATACATTATTAACACATTCATACAAATAAATCAACACACATATTAACCACAAAAAGAATATACAAAAACAAACCGATAAATATGTCGGTATCCAGCAAAATCTAATCTTGTTCCCACGCTCACCTAACTCCGTTGAAGATAAAATCTCAACTAAGCAATTCACAACCTTCAAACGCTTTAAAGAGTTAGCATACCACAACCTTCTTCACATcatttaatataaaatacaatcagAAATCCAAAACAATATAAGGACATACTCTTGCGCTCACAAGTTGCTTTTTTGACAATGTTAGGAAATCTCTCCTCCTACCAACAACTTTCTCGCCAATGAAAACAATCTCACTGTAAATAGAAGTTTAGAAGATAAGCTTAAAACTCTACAAATAAATACTCcaactaaaaaaattataaattaaattatgcaCTGATATTTATATAATTACTCTGCAGGCTTTGTATGGTCCATCACGTACTCCATCAAAACCTTCTCCTCATTATTGAGATCGTGAAAATTAGCCCAACTACTACGATTCCAAATATAGGGTggaaattgtagagtccaagaacattacttagctaattatttagtagtattatagtatgtatagtattatctttgttactgttggatttttggttcagaccgggaattatttggacactcatagtagtacttatagattttctaagtttaacctatagtttaagaatattaagtataacctaaggtttgattaatgtgactgatattaaggattatatttattatattataaggtttagacatcaaccaataggattttaagcacatgttatgaatggtaattaaggattaagtatttttgaggattaaattaaataagggtaaagtttgaatgttatagggtcagtcagcagctttgaatacgttgaaggcttagtcaaggttgtttactccattcaaacttagctaaaaatgtgtaatttcgtgtttaaatattcagcgtgtgccgatatatcgcagcacgtagatacggaaaacacgagacgatgcacggtcgcctcgggcatactggcccaggcgatatatcgcctacagggggcgatatatcgcctcctccagcataaattcaaacacttttgaattcttttcctttcagccattcaaactcctccataagtccagcatcttttgaacgagtcttcagcctctgctgaacgattattcaaatgattttcacctaaaaagccattatttttattcaagtaaaatcaagatactttcattcccaaactctataaataggacctagtacccagccattattcagcttttgctctaagttcagaatctgctagtgttaagtgagtgtgagagtgtaaacacctggtttgggaaaatcataagcttaaacatcataagcttatcaaacactttgggaagtgaggttctatagtatttcggttaaggtgtagattggtctttcaagtctttgaggtaaccaaaactccagttcatttctgtattatgttattttctttctcatagtcttctactcaatctctaaccttaatcttcattttggttagggaatctaagttctt is a window of Humulus lupulus chromosome 4, drHumLupu1.1, whole genome shotgun sequence DNA encoding:
- the LOC133829158 gene encoding uncharacterized protein LOC133829158 — translated: MDNAFCESVKSVHTSDWAFADFDVAEPLSHRKKCIDYDCGVYVMKMLLQEYVDGILGGRGDDVVADLDWRCTWAGPTNVPREIDRLLIGARILTSGVNKVRDNMFQKAVKMQDRKEG